Proteins encoded together in one Streptomyces umbrinus window:
- a CDS encoding NucA/NucB deoxyribonuclease domain-containing protein, translated as MTASSGTIRPSIKLSDRQGEPQLSWYDFNGTASISGQTPVTTGQNGFRCDSASYPAQKQGCVFDLTQELWYDLSVANPDVNETAQHIVDAQEQPETTFPTWSGKTVPGSVTSGQPLNRVFHDTRLRDNNHAQAVRTCKEFFGADYASRGLDCDEYPFQSTTQGAAAQDNRYSARALISSDNQAAGRSLGQFYDRQRVLDADPFYVIVIQ; from the coding sequence GTGACTGCTTCCTCCGGGACCATCCGTCCCAGTATCAAGCTGTCCGACCGGCAGGGGGAACCTCAGCTGAGCTGGTACGACTTCAACGGCACGGCTTCAATCTCCGGGCAAACCCCCGTCACCACGGGGCAAAACGGGTTTCGCTGCGACTCCGCCAGCTATCCCGCTCAGAAGCAGGGCTGTGTCTTCGACCTGACACAGGAACTCTGGTACGACTTGTCGGTCGCCAATCCTGATGTGAACGAGACGGCCCAGCACATCGTCGACGCCCAGGAGCAACCCGAGACCACGTTCCCCACGTGGTCGGGCAAAACTGTGCCGGGATCGGTCACCAGCGGCCAGCCACTGAACCGCGTCTTCCACGACACCAGATTGCGCGACAACAATCATGCACAGGCCGTGCGCACGTGCAAGGAGTTCTTCGGCGCCGACTACGCCTCACGCGGCCTGGACTGCGACGAATACCCTTTCCAGTCCACTACGCAGGGCGCAGCCGCCCAGGACAACCGGTACTCGGCACGTGCGCTGATCTCCTCTGACAATCAAGCCGCTGGACGGAGCCTGGGGCAGTTCTACGACCGGCAGCGCGTGCTCGACGCTGACCCCTTCTACGTCATCGTGATCCAGTAG
- a CDS encoding DUF4145 domain-containing protein has protein sequence MTEQEKLVSLQQRRAVCPYPDCATGTVMDMVDQRMIAPESREYAFGGFGDEGSLPVHPHSSWTQQECWVCQLCGRSVLEVIECKQTGWGKDARIEELTRLVLWPSPPPRVLPPDVPERIRSAYEEASRAENAGAARLAGVGYRSAVEELCKDQGATHHTLHGKIQELAAKGLPADVITALDETRVVGNDSVHHGVAYSAEELADIAELVAEAAVLLYVQPAQRRRMAESRRRRHEAAQQNP, from the coding sequence ATGACTGAGCAGGAAAAGCTGGTTTCCCTTCAGCAGCGTAGAGCCGTATGCCCCTACCCGGACTGCGCCACTGGCACCGTGATGGACATGGTCGATCAGCGCATGATCGCTCCGGAGAGCCGCGAGTACGCGTTTGGCGGCTTCGGCGACGAGGGGTCCTTGCCTGTCCACCCCCACTCCTCGTGGACCCAGCAGGAATGCTGGGTGTGTCAGCTGTGCGGTCGCTCGGTCCTGGAAGTCATCGAGTGCAAGCAGACAGGCTGGGGCAAAGACGCCCGCATCGAAGAGCTAACGCGGCTGGTGCTGTGGCCCTCTCCCCCACCCCGCGTGCTGCCCCCGGACGTACCGGAGCGGATCCGCAGCGCGTACGAGGAAGCCTCACGGGCAGAAAACGCCGGCGCGGCCCGGCTCGCCGGCGTGGGATACCGGTCGGCGGTGGAAGAGCTGTGCAAGGACCAGGGCGCCACGCATCACACCCTGCACGGAAAGATCCAGGAGCTCGCGGCCAAAGGCCTGCCTGCCGACGTCATCACGGCGCTAGACGAGACGCGAGTCGTCGGGAACGACAGTGTGCATCACGGCGTCGCGTACTCCGCCGAAGAACTCGCTGACATCGCCGAGTTGGTCGCCGAAGCCGCGGTTCTCCTCTACGTCCAGCCCGCGCAGCGACGACGCATGGCGGAATCGCGCAGAAGGCGTCACGAAGCAGCTCAGCAGAACCCGTGA
- a CDS encoding MarR family winged helix-turn-helix transcriptional regulator — protein MTESTDDFPSTVREGRLSYAVFQLARAHRGYAAAMLREMNLHPGQELLLMQLYERDGQTQSELLTSVGLDHSTVSKSLRRMQEAGLLTREPAAHDRRVMVVRLTDKGHAMRKPIAAMWTVLEETSVRDLAPGEAESFIAIAGTIERAINDRHRVAPPAE, from the coding sequence ATGACCGAGTCCACAGACGATTTTCCCAGTACGGTGCGGGAGGGCCGCTTGAGCTACGCGGTGTTCCAGTTGGCTCGAGCCCACCGAGGCTACGCGGCCGCCATGCTGCGCGAAATGAATCTACACCCGGGGCAGGAACTGTTGCTGATGCAGTTGTACGAAAGGGACGGGCAGACCCAGTCCGAGCTCCTCACGAGCGTCGGCCTTGACCACTCGACCGTTTCCAAGTCCCTGCGCCGGATGCAGGAAGCCGGGTTGCTGACTCGCGAGCCGGCCGCACACGACCGGCGCGTGATGGTCGTCCGGCTCACGGACAAGGGCCACGCCATGAGGAAGCCGATCGCTGCAATGTGGACCGTCCTGGAGGAGACCTCTGTTCGAGACCTGGCTCCGGGGGAGGCCGAATCCTTCATCGCCATCGCCGGCACCATCGAACGGGCGATCAACGATCGCCACCGCGTGGCTCCCCCGGCGGAGTGA
- a CDS encoding LLM class flavin-dependent oxidoreductase, translating to MPLPVLFGANVDPLVSPVGRSGDHALLIDELGLDLLTIQDHPYQESFDDTWTLLSFLAARTRNVTLVPTVASLPLRPPAVLAKSAATLDRLSGGRVRLGLGAGAFWEAIEAMGGARREPREAVDALDEAIDVIRAMWSGQRSVRVRGEHYSLAGVRPGPAPGPGMGLWLGSYGPRMLALTGARADGWLPSHAYLGLDALPVAVGRIDDAATAAGRDPSAIRKVYNISGTIQSAADGPFRGPVAQWSETIAELVTTVGMNGFVIWPEHDHAEQIRAFSAEVVPAVRETLGQLD from the coding sequence ATGCCCCTTCCCGTTCTGTTCGGCGCGAACGTTGACCCGCTCGTTTCGCCCGTCGGGCGTTCCGGCGACCACGCACTGCTCATCGACGAGCTCGGCCTGGACCTTCTGACTATCCAGGACCACCCCTACCAGGAATCGTTCGACGACACCTGGACGCTGCTCAGTTTCCTGGCCGCCCGGACCCGCAACGTCACCCTGGTTCCGACGGTCGCCTCACTCCCCCTGCGGCCCCCGGCCGTGCTGGCCAAGTCCGCCGCGACACTGGACAGACTGTCCGGGGGCCGGGTGCGGCTCGGCCTGGGGGCCGGAGCCTTCTGGGAGGCGATCGAAGCCATGGGAGGGGCGCGAAGGGAACCGCGGGAGGCCGTCGACGCCCTGGACGAGGCGATCGATGTCATCCGCGCGATGTGGAGTGGGCAGCGCAGCGTCCGGGTCCGTGGCGAGCACTACTCGCTCGCCGGCGTCCGTCCCGGCCCGGCCCCTGGTCCCGGCATGGGTCTGTGGCTCGGCTCTTACGGTCCGCGCATGCTCGCGTTGACCGGCGCCCGTGCCGACGGCTGGTTGCCGTCCCACGCCTACCTCGGACTCGATGCCCTGCCGGTGGCCGTAGGGCGCATCGACGACGCCGCGACCGCTGCGGGCCGTGACCCGTCGGCGATCCGCAAGGTCTACAACATCTCCGGAACCATCCAGTCCGCCGCAGACGGCCCGTTCAGGGGGCCGGTTGCCCAGTGGAGCGAGACCATCGCCGAACTGGTGACGACGGTCGGCATGAACGGCTTCGTCATCTGGCCCGAGCATGATCACGCGGAGCAGATCCGTGCCTTCTCCGCCGAAGTCGTCCCCGCCGTCCGCGAGACCCTGGGGCAGCTGGACTGA
- a CDS encoding cupin domain-containing protein — protein MSMAYLAQPEQQQKLEWIDGGTFSVLLDQEATEGKLTVGRFAVAKGEAPPFHLHTREDEVFMLIKGTVLVWSGEEEHELREGGIVYLPRNVPHSYRITSDRADLLMITTPGGIEGMFRHAGRDLAAPRPDGFEIPRSLLAEASALYGGVILGPPR, from the coding sequence ATGTCCATGGCTTACCTCGCCCAACCCGAACAGCAGCAGAAACTTGAGTGGATCGACGGGGGCACCTTCTCCGTCCTGCTTGACCAGGAGGCCACCGAAGGGAAGCTGACGGTGGGCCGGTTCGCCGTGGCCAAGGGGGAGGCGCCTCCCTTCCACCTCCACACCCGGGAAGACGAGGTCTTCATGCTGATCAAGGGCACCGTCCTGGTGTGGTCGGGGGAGGAGGAGCACGAGCTGCGTGAAGGGGGAATCGTCTACCTGCCCCGCAACGTCCCCCACTCCTACCGCATCACTTCCGACCGCGCGGACCTCCTGATGATCACCACCCCCGGCGGCATCGAGGGCATGTTCCGCCACGCCGGACGCGACCTCGCCGCACCGAGACCCGACGGCTTCGAGATTCCCAGGTCCCTGCTGGCCGAAGCCTCGGCACTGTACGGCGGGGTCATCCTCGGACCACCCCGCTGA
- a CDS encoding alpha/beta hydrolase, translating into MSASTDTRTQARPPYDPELGALLDASPLPTTITAEMIDTLRAVPFTAPIEEILATRALDHQVRTVPVEGGEVTASVFTPRHGAATKAGIYFLHGGGMIIGDRYTGIVNILDWALEHDAVVVSLDYRLAPEHPDPTPVEDAYAGFVWTADRAAELGIDPERILLAGTSAGGGLAAGVSLLARDRQGPVAMAQLLMSPMLDDRDRSVSSSQYSGTGSWSRESNVTGWTALLGERRTTDAVSAYAAPARATDLSGLPPAFIDVGSAEVFRDEDVAYASRLWAAGVQAELHVWAGGFHIFDGAAPAAALSTAALAARSAWVRRTLGA; encoded by the coding sequence ATGAGTGCTTCGACAGACACCCGGACCCAGGCCCGTCCGCCGTACGACCCCGAGCTGGGGGCCCTGCTGGATGCCAGCCCGCTGCCGACGACGATCACCGCTGAGATGATCGACACCCTGCGAGCCGTACCGTTCACAGCCCCCATCGAGGAGATCCTGGCCACCCGGGCCCTGGACCACCAGGTCCGTACCGTCCCGGTGGAGGGCGGAGAGGTGACCGCATCGGTGTTCACCCCGCGCCACGGTGCCGCGACCAAGGCTGGGATCTACTTCCTGCATGGCGGCGGAATGATCATCGGCGACCGGTACACCGGAATCGTCAACATCCTGGACTGGGCCCTGGAACACGACGCCGTCGTGGTGTCCCTGGACTACCGCCTGGCCCCCGAGCACCCCGACCCGACGCCGGTGGAGGACGCGTACGCCGGCTTCGTCTGGACCGCCGACCGCGCCGCCGAACTGGGCATCGATCCAGAGAGGATCCTCCTGGCCGGGACCTCCGCTGGCGGCGGACTGGCGGCGGGCGTATCCCTGCTGGCCCGTGACCGTCAGGGGCCTGTCGCGATGGCGCAGCTGCTGATGAGCCCGATGCTCGACGACCGCGACCGGAGCGTGTCCAGCAGCCAGTACTCCGGTACCGGTTCCTGGAGCCGGGAGAGCAACGTCACCGGCTGGACCGCCCTCCTGGGCGAGCGCCGCACCACCGATGCGGTCAGCGCCTACGCGGCTCCCGCCCGCGCCACGGATCTGTCGGGCCTCCCGCCGGCATTCATCGACGTCGGCTCCGCAGAGGTCTTCCGGGACGAGGACGTCGCTTACGCGTCCCGCCTGTGGGCCGCAGGCGTGCAGGCTGAACTGCATGTATGGGCCGGCGGCTTCCACATATTCGATGGCGCGGCTCCCGCGGCGGCCCTGTCTACCGCCGCACTTGCCGCCCGCAGCGCCTGGGTCCGCCGCACCCTTGGGGCCTGA
- a CDS encoding SsgA family sporulation/cell division regulator, with amino-acid sequence MVAPLSLRIFQIVWDSYRIPLRVEFRFDRDDPLVVSVTFQPEGGPPVTWWIGRDLLHDGLLAPTGIGDVRVWSTISKDRPVLRLRLERCGRRVLFELDLHRVEDWLFETYDLVPPGEELTGLDWDELVANPLEDH; translated from the coding sequence ATGGTAGCCCCCCTGTCACTGCGGATCTTCCAGATCGTTTGGGACTCCTACAGGATTCCGCTCCGGGTGGAGTTCCGTTTCGACCGCGATGATCCCCTCGTCGTCTCGGTCACCTTCCAACCGGAAGGTGGGCCTCCCGTCACCTGGTGGATCGGCCGTGACCTTCTCCATGACGGCCTGCTGGCGCCGACGGGGATCGGTGACGTGCGGGTCTGGTCGACGATCAGCAAAGATCGGCCAGTGCTGCGCCTGCGCCTGGAGCGCTGCGGCAGGCGGGTGCTGTTCGAACTGGACCTGCACCGGGTGGAGGACTGGCTTTTCGAGACATACGACCTGGTCCCGCCCGGCGAGGAACTCACGGGTCTCGACTGGGACGAACTGGTGGCCAACCCGCTCGAGGACCACTGA
- a CDS encoding alpha/beta hydrolase: MSDAVKPVQPVLEPAAAAFAEATANPPYLFDLPPAEGRKAVDEVQSGEIAKPAIDEEWITVPGGPTGSVQARVVRPVGVKGTLPVILYIHGAGWVFGNAHTHDRLVRELAVGANAAVVFPEYDLSPEARYPVAIEQNYAVARWVVQQGASKNLDGSRLAVAGDSVGGNMAAALTLMAKERGDVPLTQQVLFYPVTDAAFDTGSYHRFATGYFLRRDGMQWFWDQYTTDEAERAQITASPLRATTEQLTGLPPALVITGEADVLRDEGEAYANKLREAGVQVTAVRFQGIIHDFVMLNALHETHAAEAAITMAAGALHAALHSQTW, encoded by the coding sequence ATGTCCGATGCCGTCAAGCCGGTTCAGCCGGTCCTGGAGCCTGCTGCGGCTGCCTTCGCGGAGGCGACCGCCAATCCGCCGTACCTCTTCGACCTGCCGCCAGCCGAGGGCCGCAAGGCGGTCGACGAGGTGCAGTCCGGCGAGATCGCAAAGCCCGCGATCGACGAGGAGTGGATCACTGTCCCGGGCGGTCCGACGGGCAGTGTCCAGGCCCGCGTCGTCAGGCCCGTCGGCGTCAAGGGCACGCTGCCGGTGATCCTCTACATCCACGGTGCGGGCTGGGTGTTCGGCAACGCCCACACGCACGACCGCCTGGTGCGCGAACTCGCCGTCGGCGCGAACGCCGCGGTCGTCTTTCCCGAGTACGACCTCTCCCCCGAGGCCCGTTACCCGGTCGCCATCGAGCAGAACTACGCGGTCGCGCGGTGGGTCGTGCAGCAGGGCGCGTCCAAGAACCTGGACGGTTCCCGCCTGGCCGTGGCCGGAGACTCCGTCGGCGGCAACATGGCCGCCGCGCTGACCCTGATGGCCAAGGAGCGCGGCGACGTCCCACTGACCCAGCAGGTGCTGTTCTACCCGGTCACCGACGCCGCCTTCGACACCGGCTCCTACCACCGGTTCGCCACCGGCTACTTCCTGCGCCGCGACGGCATGCAGTGGTTCTGGGACCAGTACACGACGGATGAGGCCGAGCGCGCCCAGATCACCGCGTCCCCGCTGCGCGCCACCACCGAGCAGCTCACCGGTCTGCCGCCGGCCCTGGTCATCACCGGCGAGGCCGACGTGCTGCGCGACGAGGGCGAGGCATACGCCAACAAGCTGCGCGAGGCCGGTGTCCAGGTCACCGCCGTCCGCTTCCAGGGCATCATCCACGACTTCGTCATGCTCAACGCCCTTCACGAGACCCACGCCGCCGAGGCGGCCATCACGATGGCCGCCGGTGCCCTGCACGCCGCGCTCCACAGCCAAACATGGTAG
- a CDS encoding helix-turn-helix domain-containing protein: protein MDVLTSVPGSGATTGHLAYVEVFTVDNAADQAVGGPRSTAGGAEERLAIALQCGGQGTLTQDRREAVLQAGDFTIFEAARPYELRSEGRTMCFVVPRHAVGLSSAELRRITSRTVRGDQGLGALVSCFLSGLATQAADCGPEVGERLAGHAMNLLASLFAEQLGHDGDGSAEPDASHALLLRIKTFIDEHLADPDLTPGAIASAHHVSVRYLHKLFQGEATTVSRWIKQCRLEKCCEELHRGGRSAPSVSAIAQRWGFPHPAHFTRAFRAAYGMSPSQWQAAHTTAPAR from the coding sequence ATGGATGTCTTGACCAGTGTCCCCGGCAGCGGCGCGACCACCGGCCACCTCGCTTATGTGGAAGTCTTCACGGTGGACAACGCGGCGGATCAGGCGGTCGGAGGGCCGAGATCGACGGCGGGTGGCGCGGAGGAACGCCTGGCCATCGCCCTTCAGTGCGGCGGGCAGGGAACGCTCACCCAGGACCGAAGGGAAGCGGTCCTCCAGGCGGGAGACTTCACGATCTTCGAGGCCGCCCGTCCGTACGAGCTGCGGTCCGAAGGACGAACCATGTGCTTTGTCGTCCCGCGCCATGCCGTGGGGCTGAGCAGCGCCGAACTGAGACGGATCACCTCTAGGACCGTCCGCGGAGATCAGGGGCTGGGCGCACTGGTCTCCTGCTTCCTTTCCGGGCTCGCCACTCAAGCGGCGGACTGCGGACCCGAGGTGGGCGAGCGGCTCGCGGGCCACGCCATGAACCTCCTCGCGAGTCTGTTCGCCGAGCAACTCGGCCATGACGGGGACGGGAGTGCCGAACCCGATGCTTCCCATGCGCTGCTCCTGCGGATCAAAACGTTCATCGACGAGCACCTCGCCGACCCCGACCTGACACCGGGGGCGATCGCGAGCGCCCACCACGTCTCCGTGCGCTACCTGCACAAACTGTTCCAAGGCGAAGCCACGACCGTGAGCCGCTGGATCAAGCAGTGTCGCCTGGAGAAATGCTGCGAGGAACTCCATCGCGGCGGGCGATCCGCTCCCAGTGTGTCGGCGATCGCACAGCGTTGGGGATTCCCCCATCCCGCCCATTTCACCCGGGCGTTCCGGGCCGCCTACGGCATGTCCCCGAGCCAGTGGCAGGCGGCGCACACCACCGCCCCTGCTCGCTGA
- a CDS encoding helix-turn-helix domain-containing protein, with amino-acid sequence MTVIVSTEQVPSRDRPAFFADAVMQTHFRHNMNFLEGPRPFSASITTDQLGPLRINRVLSGPAHVSRTPRLLSHDPEAYVTVSLQRRGTPKMLAQGGRETSVVRPGDIIMLTSYGPYASMYTEPVEIVSLVLPRPALLVPDSDLHGLTGRVIRGDEGLARLLSPFLSRLADTAASHTQEVGEQLARNVTDLLATLCAEQLGHDRLDAETAQRTLLLRIRFFINRNLAHPGLSPESIARAHGISTRYLHKLFEDEGMTVSRWILRRRLEECRRELDRRGPRTPTVSSVARGWGFTRLPHFSRVFRAAYGMSPREWQARSGLPVPGRPLPDMPERGTAT; translated from the coding sequence ATGACCGTCATCGTTTCCACGGAACAGGTACCGTCACGCGACCGGCCCGCCTTCTTCGCCGACGCCGTGATGCAGACCCACTTCCGCCACAACATGAACTTTCTGGAAGGGCCGAGACCGTTTTCGGCGTCCATCACCACCGACCAGCTCGGTCCTCTGCGTATAAACAGGGTGCTGTCCGGTCCGGCTCATGTCAGCCGCACCCCCCGCCTGCTCTCGCATGATCCCGAAGCATACGTGACCGTCAGCCTGCAGCGCCGCGGAACACCGAAGATGTTGGCACAGGGCGGCAGGGAGACCAGCGTGGTGCGACCGGGCGACATCATCATGCTGACCTCGTACGGCCCCTATGCATCGATGTACACGGAGCCGGTCGAGATCGTATCGCTCGTTCTGCCGAGGCCCGCTCTGCTCGTGCCGGATTCCGATCTGCACGGCCTCACCGGAAGGGTCATCCGCGGTGACGAAGGACTAGCACGGCTCCTGTCTCCGTTCCTGTCACGCCTCGCCGACACCGCCGCATCGCACACCCAAGAGGTCGGCGAACAACTCGCGCGCAACGTGACAGACCTGCTCGCCACGCTGTGTGCGGAACAACTCGGTCACGACAGGCTCGACGCCGAGACGGCACAGCGCACCCTGCTTTTGCGGATCCGGTTCTTCATCAACCGCAACCTGGCCCACCCCGGCCTGTCGCCCGAGTCGATTGCCCGGGCGCACGGCATCTCCACGCGCTATCTGCACAAGCTCTTCGAAGACGAAGGCATGACCGTGAGCCGGTGGATCCTGCGGCGCAGGCTCGAGGAGTGCCGCCGCGAGCTGGACCGCCGCGGCCCCCGCACCCCCACGGTGAGCTCGGTCGCACGGGGCTGGGGCTTCACCCGCCTGCCCCACTTCAGCCGGGTGTTCCGCGCGGCCTACGGGATGTCGCCGCGCGAGTGGCAGGCACGCAGCGGTCTTCCTGTCCCGGGACGGCCGCTACCTGACATGCCGGAGCGAGGCACCGCGACGTAG